The Micromonospora siamensis genome contains the following window.
CCGAACTGCTGGGACGCCTTTGCGGCCACGTACTCACTGGGAATGTTGATCTCGATGGGGCGGCCCTGCGCCCGGGCCAGCACCTCGGCCACCCCGGCCTGGTCCCGGTTCAGCTGCGCGTCGACCTGATCCATCAGGTAGTTGCGCAGGAAGTACGTGGTGAGGGAGCTGATCACCACAAGTGCCGCGGCGACCAGGGCGAGGACGGCGGCGACCAGCTTGACCCGCAGCGGGACGCTCCTCAGCTTGCCCTTGGCCTCGGCGACCGCGTTCACGCCGCCGGCTTGCGCAGGACGTACCCCACGCCGCGCAGGGTGTGGATCAGCCGGGGCTGGGTGTTGTCGACCTTGCGCCGCAGGTAGGAGATGTACGACTCGACGATGTTGTCGTCACCGCGGAAGTCGTAGTTCCACACGTGGTCGAGGATCTGCGCCTTCGACAGCACCCGGTTGGCGTTGAGCATCAGGTAGCGCAGCAGCTTGAACTCGGTCGGCGACAGCTGCACCCGCTGCCCGGCCCGGTGCACCTCGTGGGTCTCCTCGTCCAGCTCCAGGTCGGCGAAGGTGAGCCGGGACGGGGCCTGCTCGCCGCTGGCGGTACGCCGCAGCACGGCGCGGATCCGGGCGGTGAGCTCCTCCAGGCTGAACGGCTTGGTGACGTAGTCGTCGCCGCCCAGGGTCAGCCCGCGGATCTTGTCGTCGGTGGCGTCCCGGGCGGTCAGGAAGACCACCGGGGTACGCGTACCGCCCTCGCGGAGCATCCGGATCACCTCGAAGCCGTCGAGGTCCGGCAGCATCACGTCGAGCACGACGAGATCGGGGCGGTGGTCCTTGGCGGTGCTCAGCGCCGAGCTGCCGCTGGTCGCGGTCGCCACGTCGAAGCCCGCGAAGCGCAGGCTCGCGGAGAGCAGTTCGAGGATGTTGGGGTCGTCCTCGACGACGAGCAGTCGCGCCTCGGTCTGGGTAGCGGCCATGTGCCCATCATCCGCGCGGTGCCTGCGGGTGCGCTGGGGGCTTCCTGGAAAAACCCTGTGAGCCGCGCCGCCCCGAGCTCCCGGACGGCTCAGCGCAACAGCCGGCGCAGCCCCTCCAGCGCCCCGTCGAGCAGTCGGATCGCCGTGCGCAGCTGCGTGTCGGTGAGCCGTCCGGCCCGGACCAGCGCGCCCACCTCGACGGTGAAGGCGGCCAGCCGTTGGTCGAACTCGGCCAGCAGTGGCGAGCCGGCGCTCGGCGGCGGGGTGGACGGGGCGGTCCGGTGCGGCGGGGGCGTCCAGCCGGAACGGCGGGTCTGCCGGGTGGCGTCGCGCAGCTCCCGCTTGAGGTCCCGGACGGAGCCGCGTACCTCGCTCTGGATCTCGCCGGCCAGCCCGGAGAGGTCCTCGACGGAGGCGGTGATGTCCGATTCCAGGGCGTCCACCTCGCCGGCCCGCTGGCGCAGCTCGGCCCGACCGGCGTCGGTGATCCGGTAGACCTTCCGCCCACCGGCGGCGGTGTGTTCGACCAGCCCCTCGGTCTCCAGCCGGGCCAGCCGGGGGTAGATCGTGCCGGCGCTGGGCGCGTACAGGCCGAGGAAGCGGTCCTCCAGGAGGCGGATCAGCTCGTATCCGTGCTTCGGGCCGTCGTCGAGCAACTTGAGCAGATAGAGCCGGAGCCGCCCGTGACTGAACACGGCGGTCACGGCTGCTCCTCACGGTCGGTGTCGTCGTCCGTCACCGGCCGGGCGAGCAGCGCGATGCTGCCGGAGGTGGCGGAGGCCCAGAGCTTACCCGCGCCGCCACCGAGCACCCCGTGGCTGTCCTTGGTGGCGCCGAACCCGCCCAGCACCTGGATCTCGGGGAACCCGCTGGTGATCCGACCCGAGGTGGTGTGCAGGTGCACGGCGAGGTCGCTGTCCTCGCGGACCCGGACGGTGATGCTGCCCGAGATGGCGTTGAGCCGGATCTCACCGCCCCGGGGGTTGTCCAGGTCGCAGGTGATGGCGCCGGAGACGGTGCTGGCCTCGACCCGCTCGGCGGCGCTGTCGGCGAGGATCACCTCGCCGGAGACGGCCTCCAGGGTCAGGTCGCCGGCCACGCCGAGCGCCTCGACCGGTCCGGAGGTGACCTTGGCGAAGGTCCTGCCGCGCAGCCCCATCAGGGTGATCCGACCGGAGGTGACGTCGACCCGGGTGTCGCCGCGCAGGCCGGAGGCGACCAGCTCGCCGGCGACCAGGCGCAGGTCGGCCAGGACGTCCGCGGGCACGGCGATCGAGACGTCCGCCCGGAACCGCCGGCCCAGCTGCCCGAGCCACCACTGCAGGCCGGTCCACTTCGGGCGTCGCTCGTGACCCACCCGGAGCCGGCCGTCGCGGTGTTCCACGATGACCGGTCGCTGGCTGACCCGGGTGATGTCCACCCGGGCCGGCCCGTCGGTCGCGACCACGTTGAGCCGCCCGCTGACCAGACTGACGTCCAGGTGGGTGAGGGGCCCGTCCAGCGTCATCCGCTGCGGGCTGTCGACGGTCCAGCTGGTCATGGCGGGCCTCCCTCTCGACGACACGCACCGGCGGCGCGTCGAACGAGGGGAGCATAACGCGATACATCGCGACTGAACAAGACTGTCGCGAGTTGCCGGGCTGTCGGGGCGCCGACAGCCCGGCCGGCGCTCAGGCGGCCAGACCCAGACCTCCCGTTCCGGCCACGGCGCCACCGCCCGGCACGGCGGCCGCCGGCACCGCCGCCCCCGGCGCCGTGACCACCGGGACCCGGCGCGCCGGGCACGGTGCGACGGCCGGCACCGGCACCAGGTGGATCGCCGACTCGGCGGCCCGGGCCAGCAGCCGGCGGTCCGCCCCCGGCGCGGGATGCAGCGCGGCGGCGGCCGAGACCGACACCACCAGGTCACCGGCGGCCAGCACCCGGCGCACCGACCGCCAGAGCGTCTCGTCGCCGACGAAGGCGGGGGTGGCCGTGCCGGCCCCGGTGGACGCGTCGCGGTAGCCGATCCGCAGCGGCACCACCGGCGCCCCGACGTCGATCGCCGCCTGGAACACCGCCGGGCGGAACCCGCCGCCGGGGCGGCAGCCGGGCGGGCCACCGCACCAGGTCGTACCCTCCGGGAAGACCGCGACCGGGCGACCGGCGCGCAGGGCGGCAGCCACCCGGGCCACCGTCCCCGGCAGCGTCCGCGGCCGGACCCGGTCCACCCAGATCGTGCCGGCCGCCGCTGCCAGCGCCCCGACCAGCGGCCAGTCCCGCACCTCGCGCTTGGCCACCATCCGCGCCGGCTGGACGGCGAGCACCGCCAGCACGTCCAGCCAGGAGACGTGGTTGGCGACCAGCAGCGCCCGCCGGCGGGGCAGCCGGCCGGCGAGGACCAGCCGCACCCCGAAGGCGCGGATCGTGCCGCGCGCCCAGGCCCGGACCGCGGCCGACCGCTCCCGCGCCGGCAGCACCGGCACGACCGCGGCCAGCGCCGCACCCAGCAGCAGCATCCCGAGTACGGCCAGCAGCCGGCCGGCCCGACGGGCCATTGGGACGGCCCCACCCTCCCCCGGCCCGGGCAGGCAGTCCGGGCCGCAGCCCGAGGCGGGCCACCACGGGTTCCGCCCGGCGCTCACCGCTGCTCCCCGCCGAGGAAGTGCCGCAGGTAGCGGGGGTTCATCCGGTCCAGCGAGAAGAGCACGTAGAAGTCGGCCACCCCGAAGTCCGGGTCGTACGCGGGCTCGCCACCGACCCACGCGCCCAGCCGCAGGTAGCCGCGGAGCAGCGGCGGCACCAGCGCCCGCGCCTCCCCTGCGCCGACCGGCTCCCCGGCCGACGGCGGCGCCTCGGCGAACCACGGCCGGTGCGGCCGGACCCGCAGCGGCGGCGGCGCCAGGTGCTTCGCCCGGACCTGCGCCCACGCCGCCGCGGCGGCCCGACCCCCGTCGGCCACCGGCACCGACGCGCAGCCGCCCAGCCAGCGCGACCCCCGCAGGTGCAGGTAGCGGGTCAGCCCGGCCCACATCAGGTTGATCACCGCGCCGGAGCGGTGGTCCGGGTGCACACAGGACCGGCCGGTCTCCACCAGGTCGTCCCGGAGCGGATCGAGCGCGGACAGGTCGAACTCGCCGTCGGCGTACCGGCGGTCGGTCCGCCCCGGCGGCAGCAGCCGGTACGTGCCGACCACCGCCCCGGTGCTCTCCTCGCGCACGATCAGGTGGTCGCAGTGGGCGTCGAGGTCGTCGGAGTCCAGGCCGGTGTCGGCACCGGCCAACCGGGCGCCGAGTTCGGTGGCGAACACCTCGTGGCGCAGGCGTTGCGCGGCCGCGACCAGAGACGGGTCGTCGGCGATCAGCAGGGTGTATCCGCTGGTCGTGATGGGTGCGCCAGCGGCGTGCAGAACGGCCATGGGATCTGTGTAAGGTGCCCGGGTTGCCGGCTGCGGTGGCGACCGGTGTCGATCCGGTGAACGCCGGCCGGCCGGCAAGGAAGGGCCCCGCTCGACCACCCTGGGAGACAGCTGATGATCATCGAGGCGCGCTTCAACGGACCGCCCGGCTCCGGCAACGGCGGGTGGAGCGCCGGCGTGTTCGCCGCCGCGCACGGCGCGGCCACCGGCCCGGCCGAGGTGACCCTGCGCCGGCCGCCGCCGCTGGACACCCCGCTGCGCCTGACCGAGGGCGCCGTGCACGACCCCGAGGGGGCGCTGGTGGCGCAGGTCGCACCGGTGGACGGCTTCCCGGCCGAGGTGCCGCCGGTGGACCGGGCGACCGCCGAGGCCGCCGCGGCGGCGTACCCGGGGCTGGTGGACCACCCGTTCCCCGGCTGCTACGTCTGCGGGCCGCAGCGCGCGGACGGATTGCGGATCTTCCCCGGCCGGCTGCCGGACGGGCGGACCGCCGCGCCGTTCCGGGTGCCGGCGGACGTCACGCCGGCCACCGTCTGGGCCGCCCTGGACTGCCCAGGCGGCTGGGCGGTGATCGCCCCCGGCCGGCCCTACGTGCTGGGCCGCATCGCGGTGGTCGTGGACCGGCTGCCCGAGCCCGGCGACGAGTGCGTGGTGGTCGGCGCGCAGGCCGGCGGCGAGGGCCGCAAGGCGCTGGTCCGCACCGCGCTGTACGGGCCCGCGGGCGACCTGCTCGGACACGCCCGCGCCACCTGGATCGCCCTGCCGGCGTCCTGATCCGGGCACCCGTGTCATCCCTGAGGATGATCATCTCCTGCCGGAGGTGGAGGCGGCGTTCCGGAGTGCGCCTGATTGACCAGGTTGCGCGGGCTTGCCAGGCTGTGCTGCGGCGCCACCGCAACGGCGCCGCACACCGGCGCGTCCACGCGCCACCCACGATGGGAGAACGATGTCTGACGGGCAGCGAAGCCCCACCCCCGGTGACGGCCAGATCGTGGTCTCCGGCCTGACCAAGCAGTACAAGAACCTCCGGGCGGTCGACGACCTGTCCTTCACCGTCCGACCCGGGCGGGTCACCGGCTTCCTCGGGCCCAACGGCGCGGGCAAGACCACCACCCTGCGCATGCTGCTGAACCTGGTCACCCCGACCGGTGGCACGGCCACCATCGACGGCCAGCGGTACGCCGACCTGACCGACCCGCTGCGGCACGTCGGCGCGGTGCTGGAGGCGTCCAGCGCGCACAAGGGCCGCACCGGGATCAACCACCTGCGGGTGATCTGCGCGGCGGCCGGGCTGCCCCGCGGTCGCGCCGACGAGGTGCTGGAGCTGGTCGGGCTCACCCCCGCGGCGAAGCGGAAGTTCAAGGGCTACTCGCTGGGCATGAAGCAGCGGCTGGGGATCGCCGCGGCGATGCTCGGCGACCCCCGGGTGCTGATCCTCGACGAGCCGGCGAACGGCCTCGACCCGGAGGGGATCCGCTGGATGCGCGGCTTCCTCAAGGGGCTGGCCGCGCAGGGCCGTACGGTGCTGGTCTCCAGCCACCTGCTGTCGGAGATGCAGCTGCTCGCCGACGACGTGGTGATCATCGCCGCCGGCAAGTTGGTCCGCCAGGGGCCGGTGGATCAGGTGATGAGCTCGATGACCGCCGGCGGGCGGGTGCGGGTCCGCACCCCGCAGGCCGAGGAGCTGGTCGCGGCGCTGCGTGAGCAGGGCGCCACCGTCACGCCGGACGAGCACGGCGCGCTGCTGGTCGACGGGGTGGACGCCCCCACGGTCGGCCGTGCCGCGCTCGCCGCGAAGGTCGAGCTGCACGAGCTGAGCACCGAACGGCCCGACCTGGAACGGGTCTTCCTGGAACTGACGGCCGGAAAGGCGGGCATCCGATGAACCTCGTCCGGTCCGAACTGCTCAAGATCCGTACGACCAACGCCTGGTGGCTGCTCGGGCTGGGCGCTTTCCTGTCGCTGGTGCTGGCCTTCGCCTTCAACGCCTTCTACGCCCACCAGGTGCTCGGCGGCAACGCCGAGGAGTTCGGCGCGAGCGGCGAGTCGGCGACCGCCGCCGGCCAGGCGGCGAACATCTACACCTCGGGGCAGTTCCTCGGGCTGCTCTTCGTGATGCTGATCGGCATCCTGATGGTGACCAACGAGTTCTTCCACCAGACGGCGACCACGACGTTTCTGACCACTCCGCGGCGCACCTCGGTGATCGTCTCGAAGCTGATCGCCGCGTCGCTGCTCGGCTTCGCCTTCTGGCTGGTCACCACGCTGATCAACCTGGCGGCCGGGGCGATCTTCCTGACCGTCGACGGGCACGGCGCCCAGCTCGGCGAGTGGACGGTGCACCGGGCGCTGCTGTTCAACCTGCTGGCGTACGCGATCTGGACGATTCTCGGGGTGGGCATCGGCACGCTGATCCCGAACCAGCTCGGCGCGGTGATCACGGCCGCGGTGGTCTACCTGATCGGCACCCAGGTCGTGCAGCTGCTCTTCTTCGCCCTCTCCACCTGGCTGGACAACCAGGCGATCCTGAAGTGGCAGGTGCTCTGGCCGGCCGTGGCGTCCCAGGTGATGATCGCGGGCCAGGGCTCCGACCTGCTGCCCGCCTGGTGGGTCGGCGCCCTGGTGCTGGTCGGCTACGCGCTGCTCAGCGGCGTGGCCGGCGTGTTGATCACGCGCCGGCGGGACATCGCCTGACCGGCGGGGACCCGGCTTCTCGGCGGCCCCGGACCGACGCTGCGTGACAGCACCGGTCCGGGGCCGCCGGTCGTTACCAGGAGTCGACCTGCCCCGCAGGGTTTGCCGAACTTCTGGCATCTTCTGTGAAACGGGCCACCCGGCGGAGGCGAGAATGCCTGGCGCTGGTCCACGGCGTAGCCTGGGACCCGTCCCGTGTGCCCGAATCCGGGCCGACGACGACGCACCGCGTGACAACGAACCCGCGTGAAAGAGGCGATTACCGGCCGTGTCGACCCAGCAGACTTCGCAGGAGAACCCACTGGCGGGTTTCGGCCCGAACGAGTGGGTCGTCGAGGAGATGTACCAGCGCTACCTCAACGACCCCACCAGCGTCGATTCGGCCTGGCACGACTTCTTCGCGGACTACCGCCCCGCGCCGGGGGCCGCCCCGGCGCAGCCGGCGGAGAAGCCCGCCGCCCCGGCGCCGCAGCCGGAGCCGGCCGAGCAGCAGGAGGCGGTCGCCACCGTCACCCAGCAGCCGGCCGCGGCGAAGCCCGCCCCGGCCGCCAAGGCCGCCCCCGCCAAGCCCGCCCCCGCCAAGCCCGCCGCCAAGCCGGCTCCGGCGGCCAAGCCCGCCCCGGCGAAGCCCGCCGCGGCCAAGGCGCCGGCCGCCAAGCCCGCCGCGGGGACCACCCCGCTGCGCGGTGTCGCCGCCAAGATCGTCCAGAACATGGACGCGTCGCTGGCCGTGCCGACCGCGACGAGCGTGCGCGCCGTCCCGGCGAAGCTGCTGGTCGACAACCGCATCGTGATCAACAACCACCTGGCCCGCGGCCGCGGTGGCAAGGTCAGCTTCACCCACCTCGTCGGGTACGCGATGGTCCGGGCGCTGGTCGAGCACCCGGAGATGAACAACTCCTTCGCCGAGGTCGACGGCAAGCCGGCGATGGTCCGCCCGGAGCACGTCAACCTGGGCATCGCCATCGACCTGGCCAAGCCGGACGGCTCCCGCAACCTGGTGGTGCCCTCCATCAAGGCCTGCGAGCAGATGGACTTCCGGCAGTTCTGGCAGGCGTACGAGGACGTGGTCCGGCGGGCCCGCCGCAACGAGCTGACCATGGAGGACTACTCCGGCACCACCATCTCGC
Protein-coding sequences here:
- a CDS encoding lysophospholipid acyltransferase family protein codes for the protein MARRAGRLLAVLGMLLLGAALAAVVPVLPARERSAAVRAWARGTIRAFGVRLVLAGRLPRRRALLVANHVSWLDVLAVLAVQPARMVAKREVRDWPLVGALAAAAGTIWVDRVRPRTLPGTVARVAAALRAGRPVAVFPEGTTWCGGPPGCRPGGGFRPAVFQAAIDVGAPVVPLRIGYRDASTGAGTATPAFVGDETLWRSVRRVLAAGDLVVSVSAAAALHPAPGADRRLLARAAESAIHLVPVPAVAPCPARRVPVVTAPGAAVPAAAVPGGGAVAGTGGLGLAA
- a CDS encoding GNAT family N-acetyltransferase, whose translation is MAVLHAAGAPITTSGYTLLIADDPSLVAAAQRLRHEVFATELGARLAGADTGLDSDDLDAHCDHLIVREESTGAVVGTYRLLPPGRTDRRYADGEFDLSALDPLRDDLVETGRSCVHPDHRSGAVINLMWAGLTRYLHLRGSRWLGGCASVPVADGGRAAAAAWAQVRAKHLAPPPLRVRPHRPWFAEAPPSAGEPVGAGEARALVPPLLRGYLRLGAWVGGEPAYDPDFGVADFYVLFSLDRMNPRYLRHFLGGEQR
- a CDS encoding DUF4097 family beta strand repeat-containing protein, with product MTSWTVDSPQRMTLDGPLTHLDVSLVSGRLNVVATDGPARVDITRVSQRPVIVEHRDGRLRVGHERRPKWTGLQWWLGQLGRRFRADVSIAVPADVLADLRLVAGELVASGLRGDTRVDVTSGRITLMGLRGRTFAKVTSGPVEALGVAGDLTLEAVSGEVILADSAAERVEASTVSGAITCDLDNPRGGEIRLNAISGSITVRVREDSDLAVHLHTTSGRITSGFPEIQVLGGFGATKDSHGVLGGGAGKLWASATSGSIALLARPVTDDDTDREEQP
- a CDS encoding response regulator transcription factor; this encodes MAATQTEARLLVVEDDPNILELLSASLRFAGFDVATATSGSSALSTAKDHRPDLVVLDVMLPDLDGFEVIRMLREGGTRTPVVFLTARDATDDKIRGLTLGGDDYVTKPFSLEELTARIRAVLRRTASGEQAPSRLTFADLELDEETHEVHRAGQRVQLSPTEFKLLRYLMLNANRVLSKAQILDHVWNYDFRGDDNIVESYISYLRRKVDNTQPRLIHTLRGVGYVLRKPAA
- a CDS encoding ABC transporter permease codes for the protein MNLVRSELLKIRTTNAWWLLGLGAFLSLVLAFAFNAFYAHQVLGGNAEEFGASGESATAAGQAANIYTSGQFLGLLFVMLIGILMVTNEFFHQTATTTFLTTPRRTSVIVSKLIAASLLGFAFWLVTTLINLAAGAIFLTVDGHGAQLGEWTVHRALLFNLLAYAIWTILGVGIGTLIPNQLGAVITAAVVYLIGTQVVQLLFFALSTWLDNQAILKWQVLWPAVASQVMIAGQGSDLLPAWWVGALVLVGYALLSGVAGVLITRRRDIA
- a CDS encoding PadR family transcriptional regulator; protein product: MTAVFSHGRLRLYLLKLLDDGPKHGYELIRLLEDRFLGLYAPSAGTIYPRLARLETEGLVEHTAAGGRKVYRITDAGRAELRQRAGEVDALESDITASVEDLSGLAGEIQSEVRGSVRDLKRELRDATRQTRRSGWTPPPHRTAPSTPPPSAGSPLLAEFDQRLAAFTVEVGALVRAGRLTDTQLRTAIRLLDGALEGLRRLLR
- a CDS encoding ABC transporter ATP-binding protein; translation: MSDGQRSPTPGDGQIVVSGLTKQYKNLRAVDDLSFTVRPGRVTGFLGPNGAGKTTTLRMLLNLVTPTGGTATIDGQRYADLTDPLRHVGAVLEASSAHKGRTGINHLRVICAAAGLPRGRADEVLELVGLTPAAKRKFKGYSLGMKQRLGIAAAMLGDPRVLILDEPANGLDPEGIRWMRGFLKGLAAQGRTVLVSSHLLSEMQLLADDVVIIAAGKLVRQGPVDQVMSSMTAGGRVRVRTPQAEELVAALREQGATVTPDEHGALLVDGVDAPTVGRAALAAKVELHELSTERPDLERVFLELTAGKAGIR